A part of Rattus rattus isolate New Zealand chromosome 4, Rrattus_CSIRO_v1, whole genome shotgun sequence genomic DNA contains:
- the LOC116897931 gene encoding olfactory receptor Olfr180-like yields the protein MRMEKTNHSLTTEFILIGFSDHPGVKTLLFLVFSAIYLVTMVGNLGLVALIYMEPHLHTPMYIFLGNLALMDSCCSCTVTPKMLENFFSVDRRISLYECMAQFYFLCLAETADCFLLAAMAYDRYVAICNPLQYHTMMSKKLSLQMSMGIFIASNLHSLIQIGCLLRLTFCKSNHIDHFFCDILPLYRLSCTDPFINELMIYIFSMPIQVFTITAILVSYFCILFTIFKMKSKDGRGKALSTCASHFFSLSVFYTCLLMYFRPLEEGNKDIPVAVFYTVIIPLLNPFIYSLRNAEVVNATKKVMKTYNIFKNTSACTAH from the coding sequence ATGAGAATGGAGAAGACAAATCACTCCTTGACAACAGAGTTCATCCTCATAGGATTCTCAGATCATCCAGGTGTGAAGACACTTCTGTTCCTTGTGTTCTCTGCCATCTATCTGGTCACCATGGTGGGGAATCTTGGGCTGGTGGCCTTGATCTATATGGAGCCTcatctccacacacccatgtacatctTTCTGGGCAACCTGGCCCTGATGGACTCCTGCTGCTCCTGTACCGTCACTCCCAAGATGCTAGAGAACTTCTTTTCTGTGGACAGAAGGATCTCTCTCTATGAATGCATGGCACAGTTCTATTTCCTCTGTCTTGCTGAAACTGCAGACTGCTTTCTTCTGGcagccatggcctatgaccgttatGTGGCCATATGCAACCCACTGCAGTACCACACCATGATGTCCAAGAAGCTCTCCCTTCAGATGAGCATGGGCATATTCATAGCCAGTAACCTGCATTCCTTGATTCAGATAGGGTGTCTCTTAAGGTTAACTTTCTGTAAATCAAATCACATTGATCATTTCTTCTGTGATATTCTTCCCCTGTATCGCCTCTCCTGTACAGACCCATTTATCAATGAActaatgatatatattttttcaatgcCAATTCAAGTCTTTACCATTACAGCTATCTTGGTCTCTTACTTCTGCATTCTTTTCACTATTTTCAAGATGAAATCCAAGGATGGGAGAGGAAAAGCACTTTCTACTTGTGcatcccattttttttctctgtcagtATTCTACACCTGTCTTCTCATGTATTTTAGACCATTGGAAGAAGGTAATAAAGACATACCAGTGGCTGTGTTTTATACAGTAATAATTCCTTTGTTAAATCCTTTTATTTACAGTCTGAGAAATGCAGAGGTAGTAAATGCTACAAAGAAAGTTATGAAAacttacaatatttttaaaaacacttctgCTTGTACAGCACATTAA